The sequence below is a genomic window from Bosea sp. F3-2.
AAATCGCGCGCTTGCGCGAGAAGGCCCGCTTCGTTCGGCTCGAGACGATCCGCCTGATCGAGATCGCCAAGGTCGGGCATTATTCGTCCGTCTTCTCGGCCGCCGAAATCTTCGCCGCGCTCTATTATGACGTTCTCAGCCTGAAGCCCGGCGAGCCGGCCTGGCCCGATCGCGATCGCTTCCTGATGGGCAAGGGCCATGCGGCGGTCGGGCTGTTCCCGATCCTGGCCGATCTCGGCTACATCCCGACCGAGGTGCTGAACGGCTATACCCGGCTCGGCAACCCGCTGGGCGACCATCCCGACATGCGCAAGGTCCCCGGCATCGACTTCTCCTCCGGCTCGATCGGGCATGCGCTTTCGGCGGGTGCGGGCATGGCCTGGGGTGGACGAGCCGATGGCCGCGCCTTCGACGTCTTCGTCATGCTCGGCGATGGCGAGATGCAGGAAGGGCAGGTCTGGGAGGCCGCCATCTTCGCCGCTCACCACAAGCTTTCGAAGCTGATCGCCATCGTCGACCGCAACGGCTTCCAGCTCGACGGCGCCGTCGACGACGTGATGGGCGTCGAGCCGCTCGACGAGAAATGGCGCGCTTTCGGCTGGGAGACCCATGTCGTCGACGGCCATGATCTCGGCGCTA
It includes:
- a CDS encoding transketolase, coding for MSAPSAAPRRDANDYTPSPAEIARLREKARFVRLETIRLIEIAKVGHYSSVFSAAEIFAALYYDVLSLKPGEPAWPDRDRFLMGKGHAAVGLFPILADLGYIPTEVLNGYTRLGNPLGDHPDMRKVPGIDFSSGSIGHALSAGAGMAWGGRADGRAFDVFVMLGDGEMQEGQVWEAAIFAAHHKLSKLIAIVDRNGFQLDGAVDDVMGVEPLDEKWRAFGWETHVVDGHDLGAITALLRRLKADDTRERPACIIAKTLKGKGVTYMETEPGWHLGYLAPEDAERAIAEIKSREI